A stretch of the Planktothricoides raciborskii GIHE-MW2 genome encodes the following:
- a CDS encoding ABC transporter permease, whose amino-acid sequence MNFSRILAIAVNVFWEVMRERVLYLIALFAIFLFGTLRLLREFALGTEYKIITDLGIAGIGVIGLIVAIFVGTGIINKEIEKRTVLVLLAKPISRADLIVGKYLGLSGILAILIFFTSLIYLSFLSLNRVEYPLGSILVALFFIFLELSLLTAVAMLLGVFTSSLLATLLSVGVYVMGHLSPDIIKAGELSENPALIGFTRNLYLILPDLTKLDLKNQAVYGLLPDLNTLLFNGIYAVIYIILLLAIANLIFRQKEF is encoded by the coding sequence GTGAATTTTTCGAGAATTTTGGCGATCGCTGTCAATGTGTTTTGGGAAGTGATGCGGGAACGAGTCCTTTATCTGATTGCTTTGTTTGCGATATTTTTATTCGGCACTTTGCGACTGTTGCGAGAATTTGCCCTGGGAACCGAGTATAAAATTATCACCGATTTAGGAATTGCCGGGATTGGGGTAATCGGCTTAATTGTGGCAATTTTTGTCGGCACTGGCATAATTAACAAAGAAATTGAAAAACGCACGGTTTTAGTCCTGTTAGCTAAACCCATTAGCCGCGCCGATCTGATTGTAGGCAAATATCTCGGACTCTCTGGAATTCTGGCAATTCTGATCTTTTTTACCAGTCTGATTTATCTGAGTTTTTTGAGCTTAAATCGAGTAGAATATCCGTTAGGCAGCATTTTAGTCGCCTTATTTTTTATCTTTTTAGAACTGTCTTTACTCACCGCCGTAGCCATGCTTTTGGGGGTGTTTACCAGTTCTTTGTTAGCTACCCTACTCAGTGTTGGGGTTTATGTGATGGGACACTTGAGTCCTGATATTATTAAGGCTGGGGAACTGAGTGAAAATCCGGCTTTGATCGGTTTTACTCGAAACTTATACTTAATTTTACCAGATTTGACCAAGCTAGATTTAAAAAATCAAGCCGTCTATGGTCTATTACCTGACTTGAATACCTTGCTATTTAATGGGATTTATGCTGTAATTTATATTATCCTATTGTTGGCGATCGCTAACTTGATTTTTCGCCAAAAAGAATTTTAA
- the larE gene encoding ATP-dependent sacrificial sulfur transferase LarE — protein sequence MEKLKQLKNIFAEMERALIAYSGGIDSTLVAKVAYDVLGDRALAVTAVSASLLPEDLEDARIQAADIGIHHEEIATHEMANPNYTSNPVNRCYFCKSELHDTLKPLALQRGYPYVVDGVNADDLQDYRPGIQAAKERGARSPLAEVGITKLEVRQIAKELGLPWWDKPAQPCLSSRFPYGEEITIAKLQRVGRSEHYLRQLGLKNLRVRSAGDTAKIELPPEEIKPFILTTDLPQLVATLQEFGFVYVTLDLEGYRSGKLNQVLPPEVLANP from the coding sequence ATGGAAAAACTGAAGCAACTAAAAAATATATTTGCGGAAATGGAGCGAGCATTAATTGCTTATTCCGGTGGAATTGATAGTACCTTAGTCGCCAAAGTTGCTTATGATGTCCTGGGCGATCGCGCTTTAGCGGTAACGGCGGTTTCGGCTTCATTATTGCCCGAAGATTTAGAAGATGCCCGCATTCAAGCAGCGGATATTGGCATTCACCATGAAGAAATTGCCACCCATGAAATGGCCAATCCTAACTACACCTCTAACCCAGTAAATCGCTGCTACTTTTGCAAAAGTGAACTGCATGATACCTTAAAACCCTTAGCCCTGCAACGGGGTTATCCTTATGTAGTGGATGGAGTGAATGCGGATGATTTACAAGATTATCGTCCGGGGATTCAAGCCGCCAAAGAAAGAGGGGCGCGATCGCCTTTAGCGGAAGTGGGCATTACTAAATTAGAAGTCCGACAAATAGCGAAAGAATTGGGTTTACCGTGGTGGGATAAACCCGCCCAACCTTGCCTCAGTTCCCGCTTTCCTTATGGAGAAGAAATCACCATAGCCAAATTGCAGCGAGTCGGTCGTAGCGAACATTATTTACGCCAGTTAGGATTAAAAAATCTGCGGGTTCGTTCAGCGGGGGATACAGCCAAAATTGAATTACCCCCTGAAGAAATTAAACCGTTTATTTTAACCACCGATTTACCCCAACTGGTGGCAACCCTTCAAGAATTTGGCTTTGTTTATGTCACCCTTGATTTAGAAGGATATCGTAGTGGTAAATTAAATCAGGTTTTACCTCCAGAAGTCTTGGCCAATCCGTAA
- a CDS encoding GAF domain-containing protein: MQEITQVFSLILNLERASILFYNQNNSASFCANLYELTPNQHSQGYELSFSDYPKYFQALESEKCMVVYDAKQDPKTTEFTETYLTPLLISSMLDVPIHLKGEIKGVICI, from the coding sequence TTGCAGGAAATTACTCAAGTTTTTAGCCTAATTTTGAACCTTGAAAGAGCCAGTATTTTGTTTTATAACCAGAATAATTCGGCGAGCTTTTGTGCCAATCTTTATGAGTTAACTCCCAATCAGCATAGTCAAGGATATGAATTGTCTTTTTCTGATTACCCTAAATATTTTCAGGCTTTAGAATCTGAGAAATGTATGGTGGTTTATGATGCCAAGCAGGATCCAAAAACTACTGAATTTACCGAAACTTATCTGACTCCATTATTGATTAGTTCTATGTTGGATGTGCCAATTCATTTAAAGGGTGAAATTAAGGGAGTCATTTGTATATAA
- a CDS encoding response regulator — MNNEECTLKHFGNPDTPVKDTYLQRTKGGAYTTFGFDIQIENADLTEIATTSKYSKVVGLAPDQPQYRILVVEDRLENRLLLMKMLSRWGFQEVREATNGQEALDILKTWQPDLIWMDMQMPVMNGYEATKRIKANPLSQKIVIIALTASAFEEDRQEILQIGCDDFVLKPFQEQELLVKMEKYLGVLYLYQKSQVFHPLKSKDSTLKREEDIQFYLRQISGDCLSEVYQSAEECSDEIIFQLVAEITP; from the coding sequence ATGAACAATGAAGAATGTACTTTGAAACATTTTGGCAACCCAGACACTCCGGTCAAAGATACTTATTTGCAAAGAACAAAAGGGGGCGCTTACACAACGTTTGGGTTTGATATTCAGATTGAAAACGCCGATCTGACGGAAATCGCTACTACTTCAAAATACTCCAAGGTGGTTGGTTTAGCGCCGGATCAACCTCAATACCGCATTCTTGTAGTTGAAGATCGACTGGAAAATCGTTTGTTACTAATGAAAATGCTTTCTAGATGGGGTTTTCAGGAAGTGCGTGAAGCGACCAATGGTCAAGAAGCTCTCGATATCCTGAAAACTTGGCAACCGGATTTAATCTGGATGGATATGCAAATGCCGGTGATGAATGGCTATGAAGCGACGAAACGAATTAAGGCTAATCCTCTGAGCCAAAAAATTGTAATTATTGCTTTAACCGCTAGTGCTTTTGAGGAAGATCGCCAGGAAATCTTGCAAATTGGTTGTGATGATTTCGTGCTAAAGCCTTTCCAGGAACAAGAACTTTTAGTCAAAATGGAAAAATATTTAGGAGTTCTTTATTTATATCAGAAATCACAAGTTTTTCATCCGTTGAAATCCAAGGATTCTACATTGAAACGGGAGGAAGATATCCAGTTCTATTTAAGGCAAATTTCCGGTGATTGCTTGTCAGAAGTTTATCAATCAGCGGAAGAGTGTAGCGATGAAATAATTTTTCAGCTTGTGGCTGAAATTACCCCATAA